From a single Mesorhizobium shangrilense genomic region:
- a CDS encoding putative bifunctional diguanylate cyclase/phosphodiesterase, protein MGRTKTDNIPADVYIQFVRSLFDNAHMLVIGAVCHATVSLMVYWRNGQPVFLFLAGALLGIGVWRYFGLRRFHTSGGVIRDALDAERWEREYVLKGSIQGLILGFFCFISIYLYSDSYAEIGALAITLGSLVTVVGRNYGSPRMVMIFAVTFVGPIAAALILRLDIPHVVLGLLIVPFMFIIKGSADHVRDVLFSAVVGHKQARQIAQRFDRALNTMPHGLVMLGPDGKVVVGNAEAAHLMSLKSPDALLGRSIHSLLMRGVAGGMLAPKECRYIEAQLTRALREGRDRKVLVSFSNGQHYEFSAREGSQELGVITFEDVTARVEAEEKIRFMARYDSLTGLPNRAYFHELVGESMASGDRDRLCALAVVDLDDFKSVNDTLGHPVGDGLIYAVAERLAAMAGQDINVSRFGGDEFMIFFDRIEDETHLAGLLDDIFAGLQGDVDVAGHVLRIQASVGAVLSRVAVTDVDEMIVKADLALYKAKELGKNNWRLFEASMDAAFRNRQLMKADLRSAVESKGLRVVYQPIVAMSTMRIASCEALCRWDHPDLGPISPSIFIPLAEEMGIISEISTFVLQAACTECAKWPDQTSVSVNLSAKDFRNRDVVQKVREALAGSGLAAGRLEIEVTETALLDDKSLTRQYIEELKQLGVRIALDDFGTGYSSLSYLHKLPLDKIKIDRSFLMDVTQNSRSLELLKGIVSLSRPLGLSVTVEGVETFEQLKILAQQVKPDLVQGFLFGAALSASGIRTMSNVTWPFAAELKPVVKLAKN, encoded by the coding sequence ATGGGCAGAACAAAGACCGATAACATCCCTGCGGATGTTTATATCCAGTTTGTGCGGTCGTTGTTCGACAACGCGCACATGCTGGTGATTGGCGCCGTTTGCCACGCCACGGTCAGCCTCATGGTGTACTGGCGCAATGGCCAGCCCGTCTTTCTGTTCCTTGCCGGTGCGCTGCTCGGTATCGGTGTCTGGCGCTATTTCGGCCTGCGGCGGTTCCACACGTCGGGTGGTGTCATACGCGATGCGCTCGACGCGGAGCGGTGGGAGCGCGAATACGTCCTGAAGGGCAGCATTCAGGGCCTGATCCTGGGGTTTTTCTGCTTCATTTCCATCTACTTGTACTCGGATTCCTATGCCGAGATCGGAGCGCTTGCGATTACGCTCGGATCGCTCGTCACGGTCGTAGGGCGCAATTACGGTTCGCCCCGCATGGTCATGATTTTTGCCGTGACCTTTGTGGGGCCGATAGCGGCAGCACTTATCCTGCGGCTCGACATACCTCATGTTGTGCTCGGCCTGCTCATCGTCCCCTTCATGTTCATCATCAAGGGCAGCGCCGACCATGTGCGCGATGTCCTGTTCTCGGCCGTTGTCGGACACAAGCAGGCAAGACAGATCGCGCAACGCTTTGACCGGGCTTTGAACACGATGCCTCATGGCCTCGTCATGCTTGGCCCGGACGGCAAGGTGGTTGTCGGTAATGCCGAAGCCGCGCATTTGATGTCGCTGAAATCTCCTGACGCACTGCTCGGGCGTTCGATCCATTCGTTGCTCATGCGTGGCGTCGCCGGCGGCATGCTGGCCCCCAAGGAATGCCGCTATATCGAGGCACAGCTCACGCGCGCGCTTCGCGAGGGGCGGGACCGCAAGGTCCTTGTTTCGTTTTCCAATGGCCAGCACTACGAGTTCTCGGCGCGCGAAGGCAGCCAGGAACTGGGGGTCATTACCTTCGAGGACGTGACGGCTCGCGTCGAAGCGGAAGAAAAGATTCGCTTCATGGCGCGTTACGACAGCCTCACCGGCCTGCCAAACCGTGCCTATTTCCACGAGCTGGTCGGCGAGAGCATGGCCTCGGGCGACCGGGACCGCCTTTGTGCGCTCGCCGTGGTCGATCTTGACGACTTCAAGAGTGTCAACGATACGCTCGGCCACCCGGTCGGTGACGGATTGATCTACGCCGTCGCCGAGCGGCTTGCCGCCATGGCGGGCCAGGACATCAATGTCAGCCGCTTTGGCGGCGACGAGTTCATGATCTTCTTCGACAGGATCGAAGACGAAACCCACCTCGCCGGGCTGCTCGATGACATCTTTGCCGGCTTGCAGGGCGATGTCGATGTCGCCGGCCATGTTCTGCGGATACAGGCAAGCGTGGGCGCCGTACTTTCGCGGGTAGCGGTCACCGATGTCGATGAGATGATCGTCAAGGCTGACCTGGCGCTCTACAAGGCCAAGGAACTGGGCAAGAACAACTGGCGGCTGTTCGAGGCTTCGATGGACGCCGCTTTCCGCAATCGCCAATTGATGAAGGCGGACCTGCGCAGCGCCGTGGAAAGCAAGGGGCTGCGGGTGGTCTATCAACCGATCGTCGCGATGAGCACGATGCGGATCGCCAGTTGCGAGGCGCTGTGCCGATGGGATCATCCCGATCTCGGGCCGATCTCGCCGAGCATCTTCATTCCCCTGGCCGAGGAAATGGGCATCATCTCCGAGATCAGCACCTTCGTCCTCCAGGCGGCGTGCACCGAATGCGCCAAATGGCCCGATCAGACCAGCGTCTCGGTCAACCTATCCGCCAAGGACTTCCGCAATCGCGATGTTGTGCAGAAGGTTCGTGAAGCGCTCGCTGGTTCCGGCCTTGCCGCGGGTCGCCTGGAGATCGAGGTCACCGAAACGGCGCTCCTCGACGACAAGTCGCTGACGCGTCAGTATATCGAGGAACTGAAACAGCTTGGCGTGCGCATCGCCCTCGATGATTTCGGCACAGGCTATTCAAGCCTGAGCTACCTGCACAAGCTGCCGCTCGACAAGATCAAGATCGACCGGTCGTTCCTGATGGACGTCACGCAGAACAGCCGGTCGCTGGAACTGCTGAAGGGTATCGTCAGCCTGTCACGGCCGCTGGGCCTTTCAGTCACCGTCGAAGGTGTCGAAACCTTCGAACAGCTGAAGATCCTGGCCCAGCAGGTTAAGCCGGACCTGGTCCAGGGCTTCCTGTTCGGTGCGGCGCTCAGCGCATCGGGCATCCGCACGATGTCCAACGTTACGTGGCCGTTCGCCGCCGAGCTGAAGCCGGTCGTGAAGCTCGCCAAAAACTAG
- a CDS encoding aa3-type cytochrome c oxidase subunit IV: protein MADHSPTGPVELGAKMDYAEHDRTYAGFLTLAKYGSLFCAALLIAMAFGFFAGGFFSATILFVLILAVGGFILR from the coding sequence ATGGCTGATCACTCGCCGACCGGTCCTGTCGAACTGGGCGCGAAGATGGACTATGCAGAGCATGACCGCACCTATGCGGGCTTCCTCACGCTGGCCAAATACGGGTCGCTTTTTTGCGCGGCTCTTCTCATAGCAATGGCTTTCGGCTTCTTCGCGGGCGGCTTCTTTTCGGCGACCATCCTGTTCGTCCTGATCCTGGCCGTCGGCGGCTTTATTCTCCGATAG
- a CDS encoding alpha/beta fold hydrolase, whose amino-acid sequence MISPTQEFDWNGTSIAWGMAGSGPPIVLVHGTPFSSHVWHRVAPELARDHTLYFYDLPGYGRSGKREGQDVSLGVQDKALAAMLAFWKLKRPNIVAHDFGGATALRAHLIDGCDYERLLLIDPVAVRPWGSPFVQHVRQHEDAFAGVPEYIQAAILKAYVSGAAARPLSDSDMEPYIAPWMGPVGQPAFYRQIAQMDQRFTDEVEPLYSEFRCPVALLWGEEDRWISPRSAHKLAAMLPDCTLSLVPGSGHLMQEDAPEAIVAAALRFFAG is encoded by the coding sequence ATGATTTCGCCGACACAGGAGTTTGACTGGAACGGCACCAGCATCGCCTGGGGCATGGCCGGCTCGGGCCCACCGATCGTACTCGTGCACGGAACGCCGTTTTCCTCGCATGTCTGGCATCGCGTCGCTCCGGAACTGGCGCGCGACCACACGCTCTATTTCTATGATCTTCCAGGATATGGGCGATCAGGGAAGCGGGAAGGCCAGGATGTTTCGCTGGGCGTGCAGGACAAGGCACTGGCGGCGATGCTCGCCTTCTGGAAACTCAAGCGGCCAAACATCGTCGCCCATGATTTTGGCGGCGCCACCGCCTTGCGTGCGCATCTGATCGACGGTTGCGACTATGAAAGGCTGCTGCTTATCGACCCGGTGGCGGTGCGACCCTGGGGCTCACCCTTTGTCCAGCATGTCCGGCAGCATGAAGACGCCTTCGCCGGCGTGCCGGAATACATTCAGGCGGCGATCCTGAAGGCGTATGTCTCCGGGGCGGCGGCCAGGCCCCTGTCGGACAGCGACATGGAACCCTACATCGCGCCATGGATGGGACCGGTTGGCCAACCGGCTTTCTATCGGCAGATCGCCCAGATGGATCAGCGTTTCACGGACGAAGTCGAGCCGCTCTACAGCGAATTCCGCTGCCCGGTGGCCTTGCTGTGGGGAGAAGAAGACCGATGGATATCGCCGCGGAGCGCCCACAAGCTTGCAGCCATGCTGCCGGATTGCACATTGAGCCTGGTTCCCGGTTCCGGCCACCTCATGCAGGAAGATGCCCCGGAAGCGATTGTGGCTGCAGCCCTGCGGTTCTTTGCCGGCTGA
- a CDS encoding indolepyruvate ferredoxin oxidoreductase family protein: MTLHDVALDDKFDLGKERIFLSGAQAVIRMLLMQRERDRRAGLNTAGFVSGYRGSPLGGLDLQLWKAKKQLAQADIVFQPGLNEELAATACWGSQQAELMGEGTRDGVFSVWYGKGPGVDRSGDVFRHANLAGSSKHGGVLALMGDDHMAESSTNAHATEFLFVDTMVPILNPAGVQEIIDYGLYGFAMSRFAGTWAAIKCVKDNIESTASVDASMARLNIVVPEFDMPRGGLNIRNEIDMLGQEERLHEYKRAAASAFIHANGLNRTVYSGGRNPKLGIITIGKSYLDVRQALDDIGVDEAAANRIGIRLFKVGCPWPLDLQHIADFARGLDTIVVVEEKRSLIEVQLRESLYGTAIQPVIVGKKDERGDWLFPAKGALDPNEIAIALGDRIVRTIGPSEEISARVAKLRQFQAMLADTTDIGSRTPFFCSGCPHNSSTKVPDGSIAAAGIGCHFMALWMDRNTVGFTAMGGEGAQWVGQAPFSKRGHIFQNLGDGTYNHSGTLAIRFALSTDANITYKILYNDAVAMTGGQPHEGGLTVDMIARQVRAEGVDRIAIVTDEPDKYSSKAEFPAGATIHHRDDLDLVQRELRDVKGVSVLLYDQTCAAEKRRRRKRGTFPDPDKRVFINELVCEGCGDCGVQSNCVSIQPVETEFGRKRKIDQSSCNKDFSCVNGFCPSFVTVHGAKIRKAEGIAGKADPLDGVPTPAEFPLGEQGWAAIIDGVGGTGVVTVGAVLGMAAHLEDKGCGMIDMAGLAQKGGSVFTHVRIARTPDDINAIRVSAGKADLVLGCDLVVSGAKKVLGAVREGHTIFVANTAEIMPGEFARSADFSLPVERLKKAIRTAAGEDKAHFFDATRTAATLFGNSLGANMFMLGFAFQHGGLPLSAEAVEKAIELNGEAVAMNISAFRWGRRAAHQPDFVRGLVTQPGKAGQASIAETLDDIIARRVAFLTAYQNAAYAKRYAGRLAALRAAETRAVPGSTVVTEAAARNLFKLMAIKDEYEVARLYTDGSFAAELGKQFQSYDKLEFHLAPPIMGRRGNDGKPRKSSFGPWMMKGFRVLAAMKSLRGTAFDLFGYSAERRMERGLLAQYEADLDLVGGSLAPGKIEAATALVSVPALIRGYGHVRQASVASVEGERQRLLERFRASVKPTELQAAE; encoded by the coding sequence ATGACGCTGCATGACGTCGCGCTCGACGACAAGTTCGACCTGGGCAAGGAGCGCATCTTCCTTTCGGGCGCGCAGGCGGTCATCCGCATGCTCCTGATGCAGCGCGAGCGCGACCGCCGCGCTGGGCTGAACACGGCGGGCTTCGTCTCCGGCTATCGCGGCTCGCCGCTGGGTGGTCTCGACCTGCAGCTCTGGAAAGCCAAGAAGCAGCTTGCCCAAGCGGATATCGTCTTCCAGCCTGGCCTCAACGAGGAGCTCGCGGCCACGGCATGCTGGGGCTCGCAGCAGGCCGAATTGATGGGGGAAGGCACGCGTGACGGTGTCTTCTCGGTCTGGTACGGCAAGGGACCGGGCGTCGACCGCTCCGGCGACGTGTTCCGTCACGCCAATCTTGCCGGCTCGTCGAAACATGGCGGTGTGCTCGCCCTGATGGGCGACGATCACATGGCCGAATCCTCGACCAATGCGCATGCCACGGAATTCCTGTTCGTCGACACGATGGTGCCGATCCTCAATCCGGCCGGCGTCCAGGAAATCATCGACTACGGACTCTACGGCTTTGCCATGTCGCGCTTCGCCGGCACCTGGGCGGCGATCAAATGCGTCAAGGACAATATCGAATCGACAGCCTCGGTCGACGCCTCGATGGCACGGCTGAACATCGTCGTTCCCGAGTTCGACATGCCGCGCGGCGGGCTCAACATCCGCAACGAGATCGACATGCTCGGCCAGGAAGAGCGGCTGCATGAATACAAGCGCGCCGCCGCTTCCGCCTTCATCCATGCCAACGGCCTGAACAGAACCGTCTATTCGGGCGGCCGCAACCCGAAGCTTGGCATCATCACCATCGGCAAAAGCTATCTCGACGTCCGCCAGGCGCTGGACGATATCGGCGTCGATGAAGCGGCGGCCAACCGCATCGGCATCCGGCTGTTCAAGGTCGGCTGCCCATGGCCGCTCGACCTGCAGCATATCGCCGACTTCGCGCGCGGCCTCGACACCATCGTCGTCGTCGAGGAGAAGCGCTCGCTGATCGAGGTGCAGCTGCGCGAAAGCCTCTACGGCACGGCCATTCAGCCGGTCATCGTCGGCAAGAAGGACGAACGCGGCGACTGGCTGTTTCCGGCCAAGGGCGCGCTTGACCCCAACGAGATCGCCATCGCGCTTGGCGACAGGATCGTGCGGACCATCGGTCCGTCGGAAGAGATTTCGGCGCGGGTGGCAAAGCTGCGCCAGTTCCAGGCGATGCTCGCTGACACCACCGACATCGGCTCGCGCACGCCGTTCTTCTGTTCCGGCTGTCCGCACAATTCCTCGACCAAGGTGCCGGACGGCTCGATCGCCGCCGCCGGCATCGGCTGCCATTTCATGGCGCTGTGGATGGACCGCAACACCGTCGGCTTCACCGCCATGGGCGGCGAGGGCGCGCAATGGGTGGGACAGGCGCCGTTCTCGAAGCGCGGTCACATCTTCCAGAACCTCGGCGACGGCACCTATAACCACTCCGGCACGCTGGCGATCCGTTTCGCGCTGTCGACCGATGCCAACATCACCTACAAGATCCTCTACAACGACGCCGTCGCCATGACCGGCGGCCAGCCGCACGAAGGCGGCCTGACCGTCGACATGATCGCCAGGCAGGTGCGCGCCGAGGGCGTCGACCGCATCGCCATCGTCACTGATGAGCCGGATAAATATTCAAGCAAGGCGGAGTTCCCCGCCGGCGCCACCATCCATCACCGTGATGACCTCGACCTCGTCCAGCGCGAATTGCGCGACGTGAAGGGCGTTTCGGTGCTGCTCTACGACCAGACCTGCGCCGCCGAAAAACGCCGCCGCCGCAAGCGCGGCACTTTTCCCGATCCCGACAAGCGCGTCTTCATCAACGAACTGGTCTGCGAAGGCTGCGGCGATTGCGGCGTGCAGTCGAACTGCGTGTCGATCCAGCCGGTCGAGACCGAGTTCGGCCGCAAGCGCAAGATCGACCAGTCGAGCTGCAACAAGGACTTCTCCTGCGTCAACGGCTTCTGCCCGTCCTTTGTCACGGTGCATGGCGCCAAGATCAGGAAGGCCGAAGGCATTGCCGGCAAGGCCGATCCCCTGGACGGCGTGCCCACGCCCGCTGAATTCCCGCTCGGCGAACAGGGTTGGGCGGCGATCATCGACGGCGTTGGCGGCACCGGTGTCGTCACCGTCGGCGCTGTGCTGGGCATGGCAGCCCATCTCGAGGACAAGGGTTGCGGCATGATCGACATGGCCGGCCTCGCCCAGAAGGGCGGCTCGGTGTTCACCCATGTCCGCATCGCCCGCACGCCCGACGATATCAACGCCATCCGCGTTTCCGCCGGCAAGGCCGATCTTGTGCTTGGCTGCGACCTGGTTGTCTCCGGCGCCAAGAAGGTGCTTGGCGCCGTCCGCGAGGGCCACACCATATTCGTCGCCAACACCGCCGAAATCATGCCAGGCGAATTTGCCCGTTCCGCCGATTTCTCGTTGCCTGTCGAACGCCTAAAGAAGGCGATCCGCACCGCGGCCGGCGAAGACAAGGCGCATTTCTTCGACGCCACGCGCACCGCAGCCACGCTGTTCGGCAATTCGCTCGGCGCCAACATGTTCATGCTTGGCTTTGCCTTCCAGCATGGCGGGCTGCCGCTGTCGGCCGAGGCTGTCGAGAAGGCAATCGAACTCAACGGCGAAGCGGTTGCAATGAACATCTCAGCGTTCCGCTGGGGCCGTCGCGCCGCCCATCAGCCGGATTTCGTGCGCGGCCTCGTCACCCAGCCGGGCAAGGCCGGACAGGCTTCGATTGCCGAGACGCTGGACGACATCATCGCCCGCCGGGTCGCCTTCCTGACCGCCTATCAGAACGCCGCCTATGCCAAGCGCTATGCTGGCCGGCTGGCCGCGCTGCGCGCCGCCGAAACCAGGGCCGTGCCGGGCTCGACGGTGGTTACAGAGGCTGCCGCGAGGAACCTGTTCAAGCTGATGGCGATCAAGGACGAATACGAGGTGGCGCGGCTCTATACCGACGGCTCCTTCGCCGCCGAGTTGGGAAAGCAGTTCCAGAGCTACGACAAACTCGAATTCCACCTCGCGCCGCCGATCATGGGCAGGCGCGGCAACGACGGCAAGCCCAGGAAATCCAGCTTCGGCCCTTGGATGATGAAGGGTTTTCGCGTGCTGGCGGCGATGAAGAGCCTGCGCGGGACGGCCTTCGACCTGTTCGGCTACAGCGCCGAGCGCCGCATGGAGCGCGGGCTGCTTGCGCAATACGAGGCGGATCTCGATCTGGTCGGCGGCTCGCTCGCGCCGGGCAAGATCGAGGCAGCGACGGCTCTGGTCTCCGTGCCCGCGCTCATTCGCGGCTACGGCCATGTCAGGCAGGCTTCGGTGGCAAGCGTCGAAGGTGAGCGCCAGCGCCTTCTCGAACGTTTCAGGGCATCGGTAAAACCAACCGAGCTGCAGGCGGCCGAATAG
- a CDS encoding branched-chain amino acid ABC transporter permease codes for MLYFFQQVLNGLHSGALYALLAFGYVLTNGLLHRTNLAYGALFAFCGQTMILTVAFGYQVLWLTLLASLMLGIVTAFLYAALISHVLSRSVFEPLADRTPNAIVVTTLGILLVLSEASRIAADTHDLWLPPMLAEPVVFAEGAGFKATLTLIQLLDCAVVLAAIVLASWAFARSSFGRRWRAVSDDPSAAAMCGVDVRATFRGAVLYSGFCAALAGIMAGLYYGNVSFGSGLVYGLKILFVTAVGGYMSPSRAALGAAAFGMAESLWAGYFPLEWREAWMYLFLVAMLVLMGAGRDQGKVA; via the coding sequence ATGCTGTATTTTTTCCAGCAGGTTCTGAACGGGCTGCATTCCGGCGCGCTCTATGCGCTGCTCGCTTTTGGCTATGTGCTGACCAACGGCCTCCTGCATCGCACCAACCTCGCCTATGGCGCGCTGTTCGCCTTCTGCGGCCAGACCATGATCCTTACCGTGGCCTTCGGCTACCAAGTGCTGTGGCTGACGCTGCTGGCGTCGCTGATGCTCGGAATTGTCACTGCGTTCCTCTATGCCGCCCTGATCAGTCACGTGCTGTCGCGCAGCGTGTTCGAACCGCTGGCCGATCGAACGCCCAACGCCATCGTGGTCACCACACTGGGCATATTGCTGGTTCTGTCGGAGGCAAGCCGCATCGCCGCCGACACCCATGATCTTTGGCTTCCGCCGATGCTGGCCGAGCCCGTCGTCTTCGCTGAAGGCGCCGGTTTCAAAGCGACGCTGACGCTCATCCAGTTGCTCGACTGCGCCGTAGTGCTGGCGGCCATCGTCCTCGCCTCCTGGGCATTCGCCCGATCAAGCTTCGGCCGACGCTGGCGCGCCGTGTCCGACGATCCCAGCGCCGCGGCCATGTGCGGCGTCGACGTGCGCGCGACCTTCCGCGGCGCGGTGCTCTACAGCGGCTTTTGCGCCGCGCTGGCCGGCATAATGGCCGGCCTCTACTACGGCAATGTCAGCTTCGGCTCCGGCCTGGTCTACGGGCTGAAGATCCTGTTCGTGACGGCGGTCGGCGGATACATGTCGCCATCGCGGGCGGCGCTGGGCGCGGCCGCCTTCGGCATGGCCGAATCACTGTGGGCCGGCTATTTCCCGCTCGAATGGCGCGAGGCGTGGATGTATCTGTTCCTCGTCGCCATGCTGGTGCTGATGGGCGCCGGCCGTGACCAGGGCAAGGTCGCCTGA
- a CDS encoding CGNR zinc finger domain-containing protein: MTVSWTPHRFTGGLLALDTANTVVLRGDPQKTFDRFDNPQEIARFADAASGFRTTELGGRRLEAPSPQAIAPVVVSIREATDRLFRGAVSKGAVATGDLPGFLRACAEGLAGSRTEVGAPGRPFGDPAKPIAFEAALAVSALSLLRDDTIARLRICPNCTWLFVDRSRNSSRLWCDMAVCGNRQKASRHYRRRTAAKEVSNA; encoded by the coding sequence ATGACGGTATCCTGGACACCACATCGCTTCACCGGTGGCCTTCTGGCGCTCGACACGGCCAACACGGTCGTGCTGCGAGGCGATCCGCAAAAGACCTTCGATCGTTTCGACAATCCGCAGGAGATCGCCCGTTTCGCCGATGCGGCAAGCGGCTTTCGCACCACCGAGCTTGGTGGCAGGCGGCTTGAAGCGCCGTCGCCGCAAGCCATCGCACCGGTCGTGGTCTCGATCCGTGAAGCGACCGACCGGCTGTTTCGCGGCGCGGTCTCGAAGGGCGCGGTCGCCACCGGCGACCTGCCCGGATTTCTGCGAGCCTGCGCCGAGGGTCTGGCTGGCAGCCGGACCGAAGTTGGCGCGCCCGGGAGACCGTTCGGAGATCCGGCGAAGCCGATCGCCTTCGAGGCTGCGCTTGCGGTTTCCGCCCTGTCGCTGCTGCGTGACGACACCATCGCAAGGCTGAGGATTTGCCCCAACTGCACTTGGCTGTTTGTCGACAGGAGCCGCAACTCCAGCCGCCTGTGGTGCGACATGGCGGTGTGCGGCAACCGTCAGAAGGCTAGCCGCCATTACCGCCGCCGCACCGCCGCCAAGGAGGTCAGCAATGCCTAG
- a CDS encoding N-acyl amino acid synthase FeeM domain-containing protein, with protein sequence MDTQQLGLASAASKTTPPSSSGFSRHVMDVLEHIEYRLCDGGEDLEAIYRLRYNSYVHAGMVKPDASRMVMDKFDDLPNSYRFGVFYDGTLVSTIRIHYASAKYSVSPSTDVFGDVLARRLSAGETFVDPSRFAADLEWSTSLRVLPYVTLRLAVVACNKFKATYCLTAIKEEHSSFYQRIFRSEQAVPPRTYPGLTVPVHLFQSKCSENMQATLDRFPFFQSTAFEQRMLFHRPINGELAPLTILPTAKYFSEAA encoded by the coding sequence ATGGACACGCAACAGCTAGGCTTGGCCAGCGCGGCTTCGAAGACGACACCTCCATCCTCATCCGGTTTCTCGCGCCACGTCATGGACGTTCTGGAGCATATCGAGTACCGGCTCTGCGATGGCGGAGAGGACTTGGAAGCGATCTATCGGCTTCGGTACAATTCCTATGTCCATGCAGGCATGGTGAAGCCGGACGCCTCTCGCATGGTCATGGACAAGTTCGACGACCTGCCCAATTCCTACCGCTTCGGCGTATTCTACGACGGCACCCTGGTGAGCACCATCAGGATCCACTACGCCAGCGCGAAATACTCTGTTTCACCCAGCACCGATGTCTTTGGCGACGTGCTGGCACGCCGGTTGTCGGCTGGAGAAACCTTCGTCGATCCCAGCCGCTTCGCGGCGGATCTTGAATGGTCGACCAGCCTGCGTGTGCTGCCCTATGTAACTCTGCGGCTTGCCGTGGTCGCCTGCAATAAATTCAAGGCTACTTATTGCCTGACCGCGATCAAGGAAGAACATTCCAGTTTCTACCAGCGCATATTCCGTTCCGAACAGGCCGTTCCACCCCGTACCTACCCGGGGCTCACCGTGCCGGTGCATCTGTTCCAGTCGAAATGTTCCGAAAACATGCAGGCCACGCTGGATCGCTTCCCGTTCTTCCAATCCACGGCCTTCGAACAGCGAATGCTGTTCCATCGTCCGATCAATGGCGAACTCGCGCCGCTGACCATTCTGCCCACTGCCAAGTACTTCAGCGAAGCCGCCTGA
- a CDS encoding DUF3096 domain-containing protein yields MHISTLALTPLISLIAGVLILVMPRLLNYIVALYLIVVGLIGLFPHLAG; encoded by the coding sequence ATGCACATCTCCACGCTCGCGCTCACCCCGCTCATCTCGCTGATCGCCGGCGTGCTGATCCTGGTGATGCCTCGCTTGCTGAACTACATCGTCGCCCTCTACCTGATCGTCGTCGGTTTGATTGGTTTGTTTCCGCATCTCGCTGGATGA